AGGGCAACCTGGGCCGCGACCAGCACGCCCCGCAGGCGCCGCCGTCCTCCCGAGGCGCCGGCATCCCGCCCCGCATCGCGCAGGAACACGGCCAGATTGGGGCGCGACACGAGCAACGCCGGCACCATCCCGAACACCAGTCCGGCGGCAACCGACAGGGCGACGCTGAACGCCAGGATGCTGCCGTCGATGCCAACGGCCTCGGCCCGCGGCAGATCGGCGGGCGCCACCGCGGTCAGGGCGTGCACCCCCCACGAGGCGAGCAGGATGCCGGCGGTGCCGCCGGCGAGCGCCAGGACGACGCTCTCGGCGATCAATTGCCGGACCAGACGCGCGCGGCCGGCGCCGAGCGCCGCCCGCACCGCGATCTCCCCCGTCCTGGTGGTGGCGCGCGCAAGCAGCAGGTTGGCGACGTTGACGCAGGCGATGAGCAGCACGAACAGAACGGCCCCGGTGAGTACGAGCAGCGGCCGCCGCACTTCGCCGACCATCGAGGACAAGAGCGGCACCGCGCTGACGGTGTAGCCGCCGACCCGCGACGGGAAGCGTGCCGCAATCCGCTGCTCGATCGCGTCGAGGTCGCCGGACGCCTGGGCGGCTGTCACCCCTGGCTTGAGGCGGGCGACCGAGTTCAGATAGTGCGCGCCGCGCTGGTTGTCGCCGAGATCGTGCGCGTCGAGACGCAGCGGCAGCCACGCGTCGCTGCCGTCGGGAAAGTCGAAGCCGCGCGGCATGACGCCGATCACCTCGTACGGCTCCCCTTCGAGCTGAATCTGGCGCGACACCACGCGGCGATCGCCTCCAAAGGCCTGCTGCCACAGCCCGTCGCTGAGGATCACGACCTTGCGTCCGCCTGGCTGCACGTCAACCGCGCCGAACGGCCGGCCGAGGGCCGGCAGCACCCCGATGACACCGGCGAACGCGTCGTCAACGAGTGCCGCACCGACCCGGGATGGCTCGGCGCCCGTACCCGAAAGCGTCACCACCTGCTCGTTGTAGGCGGTGATGCCGGCAAGCGTCGCATTCCCGGCCCGCCAGTCGGCAAAGTTGGGCGGCGACACCGAGCTGGCGCGGCCGCGCGCGTACTCGTCGACCGCGACGAGGCGGTCGGGCTGCGGATATGGCAGCGGCTGCAGCAGCACCTGCTTGACGACGGTGAAGATGGCGGTGTTGGCGCCGATGCCGAGCGCGATGGCGCAGACGGCGGCGAACGTGAAGCCCGGCGCCTTGTAAAGCATGCGCACCGCGAAGCGCAGATCCTGTCCGCTCATGGGCAACCTCCCTGCCGATCGTTCGAACGGCGCGCGGGCGGGCGCGGCCAGCCGCCGGCACTCGAGCGCGGCCGACAGCGTCCGCCAGACGAACAGGACGTCGACCGCCACGCGCGACACCAGTCCACGCGCGCGACGTCGGCGCAGGCGGCGCTCGCGGCGCGCATCCTGGACGGCGGGCTCGAACACGCGCGCCCGCAGCGCTTGCGGTACGAGCCAGCCGATCCAGGCAGAGTCACGCATGCGCCGTCCGCGGCCTTGCCGTGCCGTAGGCGCCGATCGTCTCGTCGTAGAACGCGCGGGTCGATGTCCACGCCGTTTCCCCGGCGGCGGTGAGCGTATAGCGGCGCTCCTTGATGATCTGGCCGCCGACGACCTTCTGGTCGTATTCGCCGGCGACGAAACCCGCGTCCTCGAGCCTGGCCATCATCTGGTAGAACGCCGGGCCCGAACGGCGGATGCCGTGCCGGGCCAGCGCGCGGCGGACAGGGTGCCCGGTCCTCGGCCCGCCGCGCAGCACGGCCAGGACGAGGAACTGCAGGTGCGTGACGGCCGGCAGTGGACGGGGTGACATAATGCCGGATTATGTCAAACGACGGCCGCGGTGCCACGAGAATGTGACGAACGGCATGCGCGACGCCCTACCGGCTCCCGGGCGGGTCCGGCAGGGACCTGACGCAGCCGTGTGTCAGCGGCTGGCGGCGCAGGCGGCCTTCGTATACGGATACTCGATCCGGCGCGTCTGGCCGTTCATCGGCCCTTCGACCGCGGCCGTCAGCGCGTCCCCGTTGCGTTTGTAGAAGATCTTCGTCGGAAAATCGTGCGCGGGATTCTCGAAGACGACCTCGGTTGGGCCGACACGCTCCGCCGTGAACGTCGCCTCAGCCTGGCCGGACGGCTTGGCGACGTAGTCGAGGCCGTGGGCGCCAGGCCGGATAAGCAGGAACTCATACTCGGTCGTCTTGCCGTTCGCGACGGAACGCGACATGCCGAGCATCGTGCCGCCTTCGGCTGGCGTCCACTGCTCGATCACGTGGCGGCCGCTACGCGTGAGTTCCCAGCACCCGGTCATCCACGCGAGACCGTCGAGGGACGGCGGCGGCGCCTGCAGGACGCCTGACACTGCGAGCGCGATCATGATCGTCGTCATCGGCATGCGGGCAGCGTAGCGCAGGCTGCGCGTCTTGGACAACCGCGACACGGCCGCTACTCCAGGCGCATCGCGTCGACGGCGCTCACCGCGAGCGCCTGGCGGATCGGGATCGCGACAGCCGCCAGCGCGGCGAGCGCCAGCGCGGCGGCCGCGAGCGCCAGCGCGTAGGGATCGAATGGACCGACACCGAACAGCAGCGCCCGCACCATGGGCGCCGACGCCAGTGTCAGCGCCGCGCCAATCGCCACGCCGAAGCCGACCAGACGGATCGCGCCGCCGGCGACCAGCCAGACGACTTCATGCGGCGAGGCGCCGAGCGCCAGCCGGACGCCAATTTCGCGGCGCCGCTCACCGACGACGAGCGTCATCAGACCGTAGAGCCCGAGCCCGGCCAGCACCACCGCCGCCGCCGCGAACAGACTCAGCGCCGCTGCGTTCATCCTGGGCTGATCGAGGGCCTCGTCGATCACCACCTCCACCATCTTCATGCCGAAGACGGGGCGCGCGGGATCGAGTGCGCGCACGATCTGCCGGATCGCCGCGGCCGTGGCGCGCGCGTCTCCTTCGGCGCGCACGACGTACTCAGGATCCGGCCACGCTCCTTCGGCCACGCACGCATAGAGATACGGATAGGGAGGCGCCGACGGACCGTCTTCGAGTGCGTCGCCGATCACGCCGACGATGCGGAAGCGATCGCCGCCCTGCAGGAGCGACAACTGGCGGCCGACGACCACGCCGCCGCGCGCGACGCGATCGACGAACGCGCGGTTGACCATCGCGTCACGAACGCGATTGACGTTGAAATCTGGTTTCGTCTCCTCGCACCAGCTACCGGCGGCGAGGGGAAACTTCAGCGCTCGCAGGTATCCGCGGCTGACGCTCCGCTCTCCGACGTTGAAGGCGCCGTTGGACTCGCCGCTGGCATATCCGTCGACGCGAACCTGATACCGCAACGTCGCGCCGGTCGCCGGCAGGAAGTTGGCAAACCCGGCGTCGCGCACGCCGGGAATCCGTACCAGCTCGCCAAGCAGGCGCTCCTGGAGCTGCGCGACACGTGCGCGATCCTCGTCCCATGCCGCCCCGACGTGGAAGGTCAGCACGCGGTCGGGATCGAATCCCATGTCGACCGACGCCATCGCGTTGTAGCTCCGCACGAGCAGCCCAGCCGAACCGGCGACCAGGACGCCGAGCGCCAGCTGTGCGACCACGATCGCGTGCTGGAGGCGATGGCGGCCGCCGGCGACGGTCCGTCCGCCCGCCGCGAGCAATGGCGTCAACGTCGGCCGCAGGATGGTCATCGCCGGCAGGGCGCCGAACACCATCGCCGCCGCCAGGATGCTGACAAGGACGAACACGGCCGAACGCCAGTCCATCCCGAGTTCCGAGGCGCGCGGCAGCGTCGTCATCGCGCGGCCCGCAGCGGCGGCCAGCCACGAGGCGAACAGCACGGCGCCGACAGCCGCCAGCGCGCCGAGCAGCAGTACTTCGTGCAGGACGGCGGCGGCGATCCGCAGACGCGACGCCCCGAGCGCTGCTCTCACGGCGAATTCCGTCGTCCGCCGCTGCAGCTGGACAAGGACGAGCCCCGCTACGTTGGCCGTCGCGATGGCGAAGAGAAGCACGACGGACGCGAGCACGAACACCAGCGGCCGCCGGTACTCGCCGACGCGCTGGTCCTTCAAGTCGCGGACGTCGGCCGACCACCCGGCGTCGGTCTCAGGGAACTCGTCGCCGAGCCGCCGCTGGACGCGCGACAGATCGTCCCGGGCTTCCGCCACGCTGACGCCGGCGCGCATCCGGCCGACGCCAGTCAGGAACCGCGCCGCGCGGGCGCCGCTCAGATTGGGCGACAGTTGGGACGGAATCCAGACGTCGATGCCGGCGACGGCAAAGCTGCGCGGCATGATGCCGACAATCGTGTAGCCGACCCCGGCGGCGATCAGGCGGCTGCCGATCGCGTCGGCGCGCCGGGCGAACCGGCGGTTCCACAGCTCCTCGCCGATCACCGCGGCGGTGGGCCCGCCGTATCGCTCCTCGTCGGCGACGAACGTCCGACCGGCGAGCGGCGTCGCGCGGAACACCTCGAAGAAGCCGGGCGTGACGCGCCGTCCCTGCAGCCGCTCCGGTTCGGCACCGCTCGTGTCGGTGACGCTCTCGCTGTAGCTCCCTGCGAGCGCAACGAAGGTGCGGTTGAGGCGCTGCCAGTCCTCGAGCCGAGCCGGCGCGATCAGACTGACGCGCTGCGCCTGTCCCGGGTTGGCTTCGTAGACGGCCACGAGCTCGCCGGCGTCTGGGTACGGCAGACGTTTCCAGACGACACCGTCGACCACCGAAAAGACCGCGGCGGTGATGCCGGCGCTGGCGGCAAGCGTCAGGATCGTCACGAGCGTGAACGCCGGGCGGCGCACCAGCGCCCGCCACGCCTGCGATAGGGCGGCCATGTTCATCAGACGAAGGCGCCGCCAATTGGTTGGCCGCCGATTCAGTCGGCGCGCAGCGCGATCATCGGGTCGACGGACGCCACCCGGCGCGCCGGCCACCAGGCGGCGGCCGCCGCCACGGTCAGCAGGAGCGCCGGGACCCCGGCGAAGACCAGCGGCTGTATCGGCCCACTCAGGAGATCGACCGCCACCGCGAATGCGACCATCCAGCCGACCAGCGCGCCGGTCGCCGCCACGGTGACGTGCTCGCGCACGAACTGCGCGACGACGCGGCGCGGCGTCGCGCCGAGCGCGAGGCGGACGCCGACCTCCACCGTTCGTAGCGACACCGCATAGGCGACCACGGCGTAGATGCCCGTCGCCGCCAGCAGGAGAAGCAACGGCCCCAGCACACTGAACATGCGTGCCGGGATGCGCCGGAAGATCAGGTTCGCCTCGATGTGATCCGAGAGCGTGCGGATGTCGTAGATCGGCAGGTTCGGATCGAGCTCGGCGACCACACGGCGCACGTCGGCCGCGGCTGCCCCCTCCGAGCCGTGTTTCGGTCGCAGGTGGATTTCTCCGGCGGGCGAGGGCCGGTCGCGGTAGGAGAAATACAGCATCGGCGTCGGCGGCTCGCCGAACGCGTCATAGAGCGACGTGCGCACGACGCCGACGATCGTGTAGGCGCGGCCACGCGTGGTCAGACGCCGGCCGAGCACGTCGGCGCCGGGCGCGTAGCGATGCACGAAGGCGTCGTTGACGACCGCCTGGGGCGGCGCGGCGGTGTCGCGCAGTTCGGCGAAGTCGTGTCCGGCAAGCAGCGGCAGTCCCATGACCGCGAAGTAGCCTGGCGACACCGTGTTGGCCAACGACAGGTCGCCGCCATCGTCGTCGCGCGCGCGTCCCTCGAGCGTGAACACCCGCGACGGCATGCCGTGGATGTCGAGCGGCACGGACGTGGCGAGCGCGGCTCCCTCGAGCGAGGGAAGCCCGCGCAGCCGATCGAGCAGAGTGGCAGTGAAGCGCGATACGCCGGCGGCGTCGACGCCGCGGCCGGTGAGATCGTAGCCCGCCAGCAGGACGCCGTCGCGGTGGAAGCCCGGATCCTCCTGCCGGGTGGCGGCGAACGCCTCGAGGAAGAGGCCGCCGGCAATCAGCACCGTCGAGGCCAGCGCCACCTCGATCCCCATCAGGACCGATCGCATGCGGCCGCGCGAATGCGGAGAGCCCGGTTTCATCCCCGGCTGCCTGGCGGCGCGCGCGGTCTGCAGCGCCGGCATCAGACCGAACACGGCACCGCACAGCACGCCCAGCAACATGGTGAACGCGACAGTGACGGCGTCGACGTGTGTCTCGAACGAGACCGGCATGCCGCGCACCCGCAGCGGCGGCAGCGCGTTGAGCAGGCCGGTGCCCCAGGCCGCGAGCGTCGCGCCGAGCGCGGCGCCCGCCAGCGCGAGCAGCAGGCTCTCGACGAGCAGCAGACGCGCCAGATCGCCGCGGCCGGCGCCGAGCGCCAGCCGGATACTCATCTCGCGTTGCCGCGCGCTCGCGCGCGCCAGGATCAGCGTGGCGGTGTTTCCACACACGGCAAGCAGGAGGAGCAGCATGATCGCCTGGAGCACGGCGAGCGATGCCGCGAGAAAGCGCTGCGGCCCGCGAGGGGCCTTCCAGAACGGCAGGACCTCCGCCGTGGTCGCGCGATTCGATTCCGGATAGGCCTGCTCGAGCTGACGCATCTGCATGTCGACATCGGCCTGCGCCTGCGCCAGGCCGGCGCCGGGCGCGGTGTAACCGGCCGCGGTATAACCGCGCACGCTCCGATCTTCGAGGTCCCCCTCACCCTTGGCCAGAAGCGGGCCCATGGTCGCCGGGATCCAGAAGTCGAACGACAACCGCATCACCGTGCCCTTGAAGCCGCGCGGCGCGACGCCGACGATCGCGAGGTCGGTGCCGTTGACGCGCACCGTCTGGCCGAGCGCCGACGGGCTGGCGCCGAATCGGGTCTGCCAGTAGTCGTGCGAGATCACGACGACTGGCGATGCGCCTGAGGAGACCACCTCGTCGGCGCGCAGGAAACGGCCAAGCGCCGGGACGACACCGAGCGACGCAAAGTAGTTGTCAGAGACGAGCAGGCCGCTCGCGCGCTCAACGCGGCCGCTCGCGCCAACGTAGAGCGGGATCATCCGGAAGGCGAGCAACCCGGTCATCGCGCGCAGGCGCACGCGCAGATCGCGATACTCCGACCACGAAACGCCGGGATAGAAGCCGGTCTCCGTCTTCGGCTCGAGGAGCTGCAGCGCGGAGGCGCGCGGCGCCCCCTCGATCGGCGAAAACACCACCGCCTGCACCCACGAGAACACCACGCCATTGGCGCCGATGCCGACCGCCAGCGATGCCACGACCACCGCCGCAAGCACCGGCATCCGGGCGATGGCGCGGGCGGCGTGGCGCACGTCGCGGGCGAGGCCGATCATCGTCGATCCGAGAAGGTTCGCCCCGCGGACTCCACTGCACGCTCGGTTGCTGCGTTCGGTCGCCGTCGCGGCGTCTGGCTGACGAGGCGCCTCACTTGCCGTCCTGCCCGGCGGCGCGCCGGGCGGTCCACGTCATGTCCCCCATCGGGCTCGACACTGAGCCTGCCAGCGTCCCGTCGTCTCTCAGCCTCGCGCTGAACAGAATCTTCTCGTCCTCTGTGCCGGACGTCGTCGAGAGTTTCAGCTCGCCGTTGACGAATTCGCCGGCGATCGCCATGTCGCCGTGCGGACTGCTGAACGTGCCCGAGACTTTCGTCCCGTCCTGCTTCAGCGTCAGGCCCATCGCCGCATCGCCGTGCGGACTGCCGGACACGGTCATCGTCCACGCACCATCTACCGTCGGCGCGGCGGCGGCCGTCACGATCCCGGCGGCCAACAACACGGTCAGTAATACCTGTTTCATGTTCCTCTCCTCAGTGGGCGGGACCGCCATGGATGGCCGGCAGCCACCTCGCCAGCGCGGCGTGCCCCTTGCCATGCATTGCCACCACGCCCGCCGCGACGAGCGCGGCGAGCAGCACGACGACGACGAATGTCTTGCCCGTCATGATCGGAGCGTACGGCGCCGCCGCTGAACGTCCCCTGAACGCGCCGTTCAGCCGCCGTTCAGCTTCGCCTGGGATAACGTGGTGCTTTCGCCGCCTCAGAAACCGTCCATGCGAATCCTGGTCGTCGAAGACGAATCCCGACTCGCGCGTCAGCTCTGCGAGGCGCTCGCCCACGCCGGCTATGCCGTCGACTGCGCCGCCGACGGCGACCGCGCCGACTTCCTCTGCCGGACGGAGCGCTACGACGCGGCGATCCTCGATCTCGGCCTGCCGAAAATCGACGGGCTGACACTGCTCCGCGGCTGGCGCGACGACGGACTCACCCTCCCGGTCCTGATCCTGACCGCGCGCGGCAGCTGGCACGACAAGGTCAAGGGCATCGACGGCGGCGCCGACGACTACGTCGCCAAGCCGTTCCGCATGGAGGAAGTCCTGGCGCGGGTGCGCGCGCTGATCCGCCGCGCCAGCGGCCAGGCCGCCGTCGAACTGCGCTGCGGCCGCATCGCGCTCGACCCGCGCGCCGCCCGCGTCACTCTGCAGGGGGCGCCGGTCCGCCTGACCAGCCACGAATTTCGCGTCCTCTCGTACCTGATGCACCATCGCGGCAAGGTGGTGTCGCAGGGGGAGCTGAGCGAACACATCTACGCCGAAAATCTCGATCGCGACTCGAACACGGTGGAGGTGTTCGTGGCGCGGCTGCGGCGCAAGCTCGGCACCGCGGCAATCGTCACGGTGCGCGGACTGGGCTATCGGATGGACTGCGAGCGGGACAGCGCGTGAGATCGCTTCGCCGTGACGTCATGATCGGGGCCGTACTCTGGACGCTGGGGCTGCTCGGCACTTGGGCGCTGGCGTTGACGTTTCACCGCGCGGCGTTCCAGTGGATCGCGGTGGTGCACGGCTCTCCGCACCTTCTGATGCTCGGCACGATCCTCGTGACGGTCGCGGGATACGTGATCGTTCGACGCGGCCTGTCACCGCTCGACACGATGCGGCGAAGCCTCGGCGCTGTGCGCACCGGCGCGGCCGAGCGAGTCGAGGGCCGCTTCCCCGCCGAAGTCCAGCCGCTCGTCGTCGAGCTGAATGCCCTGCTCCTGCACCAGCAGCAGGCGGTGAGGCGGGCGCACGCGAAAGCGGGCGACCTGGCCCACGGCCTGAAGACCCCGCTCGCGATCCTGACGCACGAAGCGGAGCGCGCGGCGGCGAACGGACAGACCGATCTCGCCGCCGGGATCAGCGAACAGGTCGAACGGATGCGCCGGCAGATCGAGTATCACCTCGCGCACGCGCGCGCCGCCGCCTCGGGCGCCACCGCGGGAGCCCGCGCGCCGATCGCCGAGTCGGCGCAGGCACTGGCGCGGACGATGCTGCGGCTCCATGCCGAGCGGGGCGTGGCGATCGAGATCAGCGTCGATCCGGCGCATCACGTCCGGTGCGACCGCGCCGATCTCGACGAGATGCTCGGGAATCTGCTCGACAACGCCTGCAAGTGGGGGCGCGGACAGGTGACCGTCACCTCCGTGTTCATTCCGCCTGAAGGCGACAGCCGCGCGGACGCCCCGCAGAACGGCGCGATCGCGATCGTGGTCGAGGACGATGGGCCCGGGATCGAGCCGGCGCTCCGCGACGCCGTCCTGCAGCGCGGCGTGCGCGCTGACGAAGCCGCGCCTGGATCGGGGCTGGGCCTGGCGATCGTACGTGAATTGGCGGAGTTGTATGACGGACGCGTGTCGCTCGACGCCGCACCGGCCGGCGGTCTCTCGGCCAAGCTGACGCTGCCGGCTGCGCCCGCCCGCTGACAGGTTTCAGCTATCGGCTCGCAACATTTCCCAGACGCAATGGCGTGCGCGAAGAACCGCGTGCGGCCACGCGACGAAAATGACCTCGGGAAACCCAACCCCTCACCCCGCGCGCGTGCCGTCGGGGACGGGCCATTCCGGCTGCGCGAAGGCGGGCCGCAGCCCGTCGGCAAAGCCGATGTCGAACAGCATCCCTTCCGAGAGCTGTCCGCGGATCGTCCTGGGCGCGAGGTTGACGACGAACAGGCACTGGCGGCCGACGATGGCGTCGAGCGACGGCCGTTCGGTTCGGATACCGGCCACGATCGTGCGCTCGCGATCCGCGAACGCGACGGTGAGCACCGCCAGCCGGTCGGCGCCGGCCAGCGGCACGGCGTCCCGAATCGTCCCGGCACGGACGTCGAGCTGCTCCAGCACGACGTGGTCGATCGCCGGCTTGATCGGCGCCGCCGGGAACGCGCGCGCCGCGCCGCCGGGCTCGTGGCCGGCGAGGATCCGCTCGACTTGCGCGAGGTGATTGCGATCGTGCCCCGCGTAGAGCGACAGCATGTGCGCGATGCTCTCTTCGCCGCGTTCGGCGTGCACGCCGAAACGGCAGAGCTCTTCGCCGGTGAGTCGCCGCACGAGCAGCAGATTGGCGCCGCGCAACGCGGCAAAGAGCGACAGCGAGGCAAACGCGTCGCTCGACGCGGCCTGCTGGGAATCGACCCACGCATTCTGATCAAACGCCTGAATCGGCCCGCCGGCCGCTGACAGAATCTGGCGGAGACGGAACGCGAACACGATCTCGCTGTCGGCGAGGTGCGACACGATCTCGGCGATCGACCAGCGGTCGGCAGACGGCCGGCGCTGCAATTCCGTCGTCGAGCGGCCGGCGATCAAATGGCCGATGGCCGAGGCGGTCGACGCCATGATGTCGAGCGGCTCGGCGCCCACCGCGAGCGCGAGCAGGCGGGCCGTGTACTCGGCAAACGTTTCACGCATCGGGATGCCAGTCCTGCAGCAGGCTGAAATAGCGCGTCCACGGACCGACGTGGCGGCCGAAGGCGCGCGTCAGGATGCGCCCGACCTGCGACACGTGCGCCATGTCGTGCGCCGCCCACGTCGCGAGCAGCTGCCCGAGCGTCACCGTGCCGAACTCGGGATGCTCGCCGGTCATGCGCAGGTGCGGCGCCGTCAGCGCGAGGCGATCGAGCGTGTCGACGTTGGCGCGCCGCAGCTGGCCGAACTCGCCGACCAGCGCCTCGGCGTCCCAGCCGCGGTACCGCTCGAAGCCGGCTTCCCGATCGAACGGCGGAAAACGCCCGCCGCCGGCGAGAATGCGCTCGACGCGCGGCGGCCAGTCG
The window above is part of the Vicinamibacterales bacterium genome. Proteins encoded here:
- a CDS encoding sensor histidine kinase — protein: MIGAVLWTLGLLGTWALALTFHRAAFQWIAVVHGSPHLLMLGTILVTVAGYVIVRRGLSPLDTMRRSLGAVRTGAAERVEGRFPAEVQPLVVELNALLLHQQQAVRRAHAKAGDLAHGLKTPLAILTHEAERAAANGQTDLAAGISEQVERMRRQIEYHLAHARAAASGATAGARAPIAESAQALARTMLRLHAERGVAIEISVDPAHHVRCDRADLDEMLGNLLDNACKWGRGQVTVTSVFIPPEGDSRADAPQNGAIAIVVEDDGPGIEPALRDAVLQRGVRADEAAPGSGLGLAIVRELAELYDGRVSLDAAPAGGLSAKLTLPAAPAR
- a CDS encoding DUF6265 family protein, yielding MSRLSKTRSLRYAARMPMTTIMIALAVSGVLQAPPPSLDGLAWMTGCWELTRSGRHVIEQWTPAEGGTMLGMSRSVANGKTTEYEFLLIRPGAHGLDYVAKPSGQAEATFTAERVGPTEVVFENPAHDFPTKIFYKRNGDALTAAVEGPMNGQTRRIEYPYTKAACAASR
- a CDS encoding helix-turn-helix transcriptional regulator; the protein is MSPRPLPAVTHLQFLVLAVLRGGPRTGHPVRRALARHGIRRSGPAFYQMMARLEDAGFVAGEYDQKVVGGQIIKERRYTLTAAGETAWTSTRAFYDETIGAYGTARPRTAHA
- a CDS encoding ADOP family duplicated permease, which encodes MIGLARDVRHAARAIARMPVLAAVVVASLAVGIGANGVVFSWVQAVVFSPIEGAPRASALQLLEPKTETGFYPGVSWSEYRDLRVRLRAMTGLLAFRMIPLYVGASGRVERASGLLVSDNYFASLGVVPALGRFLRADEVVSSGASPVVVISHDYWQTRFGASPSALGQTVRVNGTDLAIVGVAPRGFKGTVMRLSFDFWIPATMGPLLAKGEGDLEDRSVRGYTAAGYTAPGAGLAQAQADVDMQMRQLEQAYPESNRATTAEVLPFWKAPRGPQRFLAASLAVLQAIMLLLLLAVCGNTATLILARASARQREMSIRLALGAGRGDLARLLLVESLLLALAGAALGATLAAWGTGLLNALPPLRVRGMPVSFETHVDAVTVAFTMLLGVLCGAVFGLMPALQTARAARQPGMKPGSPHSRGRMRSVLMGIEVALASTVLIAGGLFLEAFAATRQEDPGFHRDGVLLAGYDLTGRGVDAAGVSRFTATLLDRLRGLPSLEGAALATSVPLDIHGMPSRVFTLEGRARDDDGGDLSLANTVSPGYFAVMGLPLLAGHDFAELRDTAAPPQAVVNDAFVHRYAPGADVLGRRLTTRGRAYTIVGVVRTSLYDAFGEPPTPMLYFSYRDRPSPAGEIHLRPKHGSEGAAAADVRRVVAELDPNLPIYDIRTLSDHIEANLIFRRIPARMFSVLGPLLLLLAATGIYAVVAYAVSLRTVEVGVRLALGATPRRVVAQFVREHVTVAATGALVGWMVAFAVAVDLLSGPIQPLVFAGVPALLLTVAAAAAWWPARRVASVDPMIALRAD
- a CDS encoding ABC transporter permease, with amino-acid sequence MRDSAWIGWLVPQALRARVFEPAVQDARRERRLRRRRARGLVSRVAVDVLFVWRTLSAALECRRLAAPARAPFERSAGRLPMSGQDLRFAVRMLYKAPGFTFAAVCAIALGIGANTAIFTVVKQVLLQPLPYPQPDRLVAVDEYARGRASSVSPPNFADWRAGNATLAGITAYNEQVVTLSGTGAEPSRVGAALVDDAFAGVIGVLPALGRPFGAVDVQPGGRKVVILSDGLWQQAFGGDRRVVSRQIQLEGEPYEVIGVMPRGFDFPDGSDAWLPLRLDAHDLGDNQRGAHYLNSVARLKPGVTAAQASGDLDAIEQRIAARFPSRVGGYTVSAVPLLSSMVGEVRRPLLVLTGAVLFVLLIACVNVANLLLARATTRTGEIAVRAALGAGRARLVRQLIAESVVLALAGGTAGILLASWGVHALTAVAPADLPRAEAVGIDGSILAFSVALSVAAGLVFGMVPALLVSRPNLAVFLRDAGRDAGASGGRRRLRGVLVAAQVALALVLLVSAGLALRSFQRLTHVDPGFRTTNVVTFEISLPDAAYPSPESQTGFFRDFTSRLGAIPGVAAAGAVSMAPVTREGFGGSFSILGRPSGQEEGNAQIRSTTPGYFAALSIPIVTGRGLTDQDSAQAAPVALVSQSAARRFWPGENPVGKPLRLHVNEPRKLVREIVGVVGDVRTRGMEIEPVPVVYVPHAQYGPESMTVMVRGGGDPRALLPQINVALRDLAPAVAMGRTRPLDALVSANVAPPRFRTLLLTVFAAVALMLAAVGLYGVVAFSVNQRRPELGMRMALGADRGAVLRLVLREGMTPVAIGIVVGLGAAAAVGRVMTTLLFGVDPFDPVTFIAVAAMLVAVGFAACYVPARRATRMDPAASLR
- a CDS encoding ADOP family duplicated permease; its protein translation is MAALSQAWRALVRRPAFTLVTILTLAASAGITAAVFSVVDGVVWKRLPYPDAGELVAVYEANPGQAQRVSLIAPARLEDWQRLNRTFVALAGSYSESVTDTSGAEPERLQGRRVTPGFFEVFRATPLAGRTFVADEERYGGPTAAVIGEELWNRRFARRADAIGSRLIAAGVGYTIVGIMPRSFAVAGIDVWIPSQLSPNLSGARAARFLTGVGRMRAGVSVAEARDDLSRVQRRLGDEFPETDAGWSADVRDLKDQRVGEYRRPLVFVLASVVLLFAIATANVAGLVLVQLQRRTTEFAVRAALGASRLRIAAAVLHEVLLLGALAAVGAVLFASWLAAAAGRAMTTLPRASELGMDWRSAVFVLVSILAAAMVFGALPAMTILRPTLTPLLAAGGRTVAGGRHRLQHAIVVAQLALGVLVAGSAGLLVRSYNAMASVDMGFDPDRVLTFHVGAAWDEDRARVAQLQERLLGELVRIPGVRDAGFANFLPATGATLRYQVRVDGYASGESNGAFNVGERSVSRGYLRALKFPLAAGSWCEETKPDFNVNRVRDAMVNRAFVDRVARGGVVVGRQLSLLQGGDRFRIVGVIGDALEDGPSAPPYPYLYACVAEGAWPDPEYVVRAEGDARATAAAIRQIVRALDPARPVFGMKMVEVVIDEALDQPRMNAAALSLFAAAAVVLAGLGLYGLMTLVVGERRREIGVRLALGASPHEVVWLVAGGAIRLVGFGVAIGAALTLASAPMVRALLFGVGPFDPYALALAAAALALAALAAVAIPIRQALAVSAVDAMRLE
- a CDS encoding response regulator transcription factor produces the protein MRILVVEDESRLARQLCEALAHAGYAVDCAADGDRADFLCRTERYDAAILDLGLPKIDGLTLLRGWRDDGLTLPVLILTARGSWHDKVKGIDGGADDYVAKPFRMEEVLARVRALIRRASGQAAVELRCGRIALDPRAARVTLQGAPVRLTSHEFRVLSYLMHHRGKVVSQGELSEHIYAENLDRDSNTVEVFVARLRRKLGTAAIVTVRGLGYRMDCERDSA
- a CDS encoding DinB family protein, coding for MRETFAEYTARLLALAVGAEPLDIMASTASAIGHLIAGRSTTELQRRPSADRWSIAEIVSHLADSEIVFAFRLRQILSAAGGPIQAFDQNAWVDSQQAASSDAFASLSLFAALRGANLLLVRRLTGEELCRFGVHAERGEESIAHMLSLYAGHDRNHLAQVERILAGHEPGGAARAFPAAPIKPAIDHVVLEQLDVRAGTIRDAVPLAGADRLAVLTVAFADRERTIVAGIRTERPSLDAIVGRQCLFVVNLAPRTIRGQLSEGMLFDIGFADGLRPAFAQPEWPVPDGTRAG
- a CDS encoding DinB family protein; protein product: MTTMTHLTIQDVRGSLLQAPRVIEGLVAGAPRAALEWRERSGAWTAVEVLAHLADAEITDWPPRVERILAGGGRFPPFDREAGFERYRGWDAEALVGEFGQLRRANVDTLDRLALTAPHLRMTGEHPEFGTVTLGQLLATWAAHDMAHVSQVGRILTRAFGRHVGPWTRYFSLLQDWHPDA